In one Bacillus sp. Marseille-P3661 genomic region, the following are encoded:
- a CDS encoding peptide ABC transporter substrate-binding protein — translation MKNYILVFILITIGLSLTACANENEGSYKQEQVHSVEAKELDQTLHLLGSAELPSMDTLEATDSASFTAMNQVFEGLFRLGPDNTPVPGVAKEVTKSEDGKKLTFILNENAKWSDGSQVTARDFVYAWRKAIHPDTISPYAKMMEPIKNAKEILTPGNPLYGKVERLAIEAVDDMTLKVTLENPVPYFISLTAFPTLFPQKQSFVEKQGAEYALYADKMIYNGPFKLTEWNAKGWTFTKNEQYWDRENVELQQIKYKIIKDTASEINLYETGQTDRASVSADLVEQYIEHPELITNIEPTMWYLKFNVDRVPLNQRKAMQRAINKEDFVKVLLNNGSTSADYFFPVGFSTHPATGADFRSKFGDIVSYDVKAAREYWEKALKETGERKITWELLINDRDEIKTIAEYVKYQLETNLPGLTIDINIQPFKQRLALDDKIDYDIQLTGWGPDYQDPLTFMDLWVTEGGNNNTNYSNKAYDEIIKDAAVNFSDLETRFENLQHAEVILLKKDAVIVPLFQRGSAVLQKSYVKNLIVHPYGPSYSFKWAYIETK, via the coding sequence TTGAAAAACTATATACTCGTCTTCATACTTATTACAATTGGATTATCATTAACAGCATGTGCTAATGAAAATGAAGGGAGTTATAAGCAAGAGCAAGTTCATAGCGTCGAGGCGAAAGAGCTGGATCAAACTCTCCATTTGCTTGGAAGCGCTGAGCTTCCTTCAATGGATACACTGGAAGCGACGGATAGTGCATCTTTTACCGCAATGAATCAAGTATTTGAAGGGTTATTCCGTCTAGGGCCAGATAATACACCGGTTCCTGGTGTGGCAAAAGAAGTAACAAAAAGTGAGGATGGAAAGAAACTAACATTTATACTAAATGAAAATGCAAAATGGAGTGATGGATCCCAAGTTACCGCAAGAGATTTTGTATATGCTTGGAGGAAAGCAATACATCCTGATACTATTTCACCATATGCTAAAATGATGGAACCAATTAAGAATGCGAAGGAAATTCTGACTCCAGGTAACCCGCTTTATGGAAAAGTTGAGAGGTTAGCTATAGAGGCTGTAGATGATATGACATTAAAAGTAACACTTGAGAATCCAGTTCCTTATTTTATTAGTTTAACAGCATTTCCTACTTTATTTCCTCAGAAACAAAGCTTTGTCGAAAAACAAGGAGCTGAATATGCTCTATATGCAGATAAGATGATTTACAATGGCCCATTCAAGTTAACAGAATGGAATGCGAAGGGGTGGACATTTACAAAAAACGAACAATATTGGGATAGAGAAAATGTGGAGCTACAACAAATCAAATATAAAATTATTAAAGACACTGCCTCGGAAATAAACTTATATGAAACAGGACAAACAGATCGGGCGTCTGTTAGTGCAGATTTGGTAGAACAATATATCGAGCACCCTGAATTGATAACAAATATTGAACCTACGATGTGGTATTTAAAATTTAATGTTGATCGAGTGCCATTAAATCAACGTAAAGCTATGCAGCGTGCAATTAATAAAGAGGATTTTGTGAAGGTATTGTTAAATAATGGTTCAACTTCAGCCGATTATTTCTTTCCTGTTGGTTTTTCAACACATCCTGCCACTGGTGCAGATTTTAGGTCCAAATTTGGGGATATTGTTAGCTATGATGTAAAGGCGGCAAGAGAATATTGGGAAAAAGCCCTTAAAGAAACGGGAGAAAGGAAGATCACATGGGAATTACTTATAAATGATAGAGATGAAATAAAGACAATTGCTGAATATGTAAAATATCAACTAGAAACAAATCTACCAGGATTAACCATAGATATAAATATACAGCCATTTAAACAACGCTTAGCTCTCGATGACAAAATTGATTATGATATTCAACTTACAGGTTGGGGCCCTGATTATCAAGATCCATTAACATTTATGGATCTATGGGTAACTGAAGGTGGAAATAATAATACTAATTACTCAAATAAAGCGTATGATGAAATAATTAAGGATGCAGCAGTTAATTTTTCTGATTTAGAAACTCGATTTGAAAATTTACAACATGCAGAGGTTATTTTACTTAAAAAAGATGCCGTTATTGTCCCACTTTTTCAACGTGGAAGTGCAGTTTTGCAAAAGTCATATGTGAAAAATTTGATTGTCCATCCATATGGGCCGAGTTATAGTTTTAAGTGGGCATATATTGAAACCAAATAA
- a CDS encoding DUF3899 domain-containing protein — protein MPLILSFLNYICLFSLIILIFGGSLLILQSGVFHSFSYTFRKNGISKLGNFVGQNENTNQNHLNHSISFRWTYPVLVAGVYLFSFSFVCSLIFYT, from the coding sequence ATGCCTTTAATACTTTCATTTCTAAATTACATTTGTTTATTCTCATTGATTATTTTAATTTTCGGTGGAAGTTTATTAATTCTTCAGAGTGGGGTATTTCATTCGTTTTCATATACTTTCAGAAAAAACGGGATCTCAAAGCTCGGCAATTTCGTGGGACAAAATGAGAATACTAATCAAAATCATTTAAATCACTCGATTTCATTTCGTTGGACTTACCCTGTACTTGTAGCTGGCGTTTATTTATTTAGTTTCTCATTCGTATGCTCTCTAATTTTTTATACCTGA
- the trpS gene encoding tryptophan--tRNA ligase — MEVIRLATIFSGIQPSGTLTMGNYLGAMKHFVELQADNDCYFCIVDQHAITVPQDRLALRKNIRSLAALYIAVGIDPEKSTLFIQSEVPAHAQLGWIMQCVSYIGELERMTQFKDKSAGKEAVSAALLTYPPLMAADILLYGTDIVPVGEDQKQHMELTRDLAERFNKKYNEIFTIPEVSIPKVGARIMSLQEPTKKMSKSDANTKAFISMLDDEKQIEKKIKSAVTDSEGIVRFDKENKPGVSNLLTMYSICANKSVEMLEQEYEGKGYGDFKADVAQAVIQVLKPIQERYYELLESEKLDEYLDLGAEKANRVATKMIKKAETAMGLGRKRR, encoded by the coding sequence ATGGAGGTTATTAGATTGGCAACTATTTTTTCAGGTATTCAACCAAGCGGAACATTAACGATGGGAAATTACTTAGGAGCAATGAAGCACTTTGTTGAATTACAAGCAGATAATGATTGTTATTTCTGTATTGTAGATCAACATGCGATTACGGTTCCACAAGATCGACTCGCTTTACGCAAAAACATCCGTAGTTTAGCTGCATTATATATAGCTGTTGGAATTGATCCGGAGAAATCAACATTATTTATTCAATCAGAAGTACCTGCACATGCACAGCTAGGGTGGATTATGCAATGTGTAAGTTATATTGGTGAATTAGAAAGAATGACACAGTTTAAAGATAAGTCGGCTGGAAAAGAAGCAGTTTCCGCTGCACTATTAACCTATCCACCTTTAATGGCTGCTGATATTCTTTTATATGGGACAGATATCGTTCCTGTAGGTGAAGATCAAAAACAACATATGGAGCTAACTCGTGATTTAGCAGAGCGCTTTAATAAAAAATATAATGAAATTTTCACCATTCCTGAGGTTAGTATCCCTAAGGTAGGCGCAAGAATTATGTCATTACAAGAGCCTACAAAAAAAATGAGTAAATCTGATGCTAATACAAAAGCATTTATTTCGATGCTTGATGATGAAAAGCAGATAGAAAAGAAAATTAAAAGTGCAGTAACCGATTCAGAAGGAATTGTTAGGTTTGACAAAGAAAACAAGCCAGGGGTATCAAACCTATTAACGATGTATTCTATTTGTGCGAATAAATCCGTAGAAATGCTTGAACAGGAATATGAAGGTAAGGGCTATGGGGATTTCAAAGCTGATGTTGCTCAAGCCGTGATTCAGGTACTTAAGCCTATCCAAGAAAGATACTATGAGCTACTTGAATCAGAGAAGTTAGACGAGTATCTTGACCTTGGAGCTGAAAAGGCAAACCGAGTTGCTACCAAAATGATTAAAAAAGCTGAAACTGCCATGGGGCTAGGCAGAAAAAGAAGATAA